In the genome of bacterium, the window CGAACCCCTCGCTCTTCGTCTCGACGATGAAGGCGAAGATGCCCTTGTGCTTCAGCGCGGGGTCGGTCTGCGCGAAGACGATCAGGACGTCGGCGTGCGCGCCGTTGGTGATGAAGTTCTTCATGCCGTTCAGCACCCAGTGGTCGCCGTCGCGGCGGGCCGTGGTCTGCTGGTTGGCGGCGTCGGTGCCGGCGTTGGGCTCGCTCAGGCAGTAGGCCCCCAGCAGCTCGCCCCGCGCCAGCGGCACGAGGAACCGCTGCTTCTGGACTTCGGTGCCGTAGGTCTCCAGCGGCCAGCAGACCAGCGAATTGTTCACCGACATGATCACGCCGGTCGAGGCGCAGGCCGCCGAGATCTCCTCCATCGCCAGCACGTAGCTGACCATGTCGAAGCCGGCCCCGCCGTACGTCTCCGGCACGTTCATGCCGAGGAAGCCCAGCTCGCCCAGCTTCTTCACCGGCGCGGCGGGGAACTCCTCGTCGCGGTCCCAGCGCGCGGCGTGCGGCGCCAGCTCCTTCAGCGCGAAGTCCCGCGCCGTCTGCTGGATCATCCGCTGCTGCTCGGTCAGTGCGAAGTTCACGTCGCCTCCCCTAGGCCTGGTAGTCGTAGAAGCCCCGGCCCGTCTTGCGGCCGAGGTGGCCGGCGGCGACCATCCGCACCAGCAGCGGGCTGGGACGGTACTTGCCGTCCTTGAAGCCGTCATAAAGCACGTTCATGATGTCCAGGCAGACGTCCAGGCCGATGAAGTCGGCCAGCTGCAGCGGCCCCATCGGGTGGGCCATGCCCAGCTTCATGACCGTGTCGATGGCCTCGCGGTCGGCGACGCCCTCCATCAGGCACTGCACGGCCTCGTTGATCATGGGCATCAGCACGCGGTTGCTGACGAAGCCGGGGTAGTCCTGCACCGCGACCGGCGTCTTCTCCAGATCGGCGCTGACCGCCATGATCCGCGCCAGGACGTCGGGCGCGGTCGCCTGGCCGCTGATGACCTCCACGAGCTTCATCACCGGCACGGGGTTCATGAAGTGCATGCCGATCACGCGCTCGGGCCGGCCGGTGCAGGCCGCGAGCTTCGTGATGCTGATGCTGGAGGTGTTCGAGGCCAGAATCGCCTCGGGGCCCAGGACCTCGTCCAGCTTCACGAAGATCGCCCGCTTCACCTCGTAGCTCTCGAAGACGGCTTCGATCGCCAGGTCGGCGCCGGCGGCGGCGGCCAGGTCCGTGGCGGCGGCGATGCGCCGCAGGGTCGCGTCCTTGTCGGCCTCGGACAGCGCGCCCTTCTTGACCTGCCGGTCGAGGTTCTTCGCGATCGTGGCCAGGGCCCGGTCCAGGGCGCCCCGATCCAGGTCGATCAGGGTGACGTCGTGCCCGTGCTGGGCGAAGACGTGCACGATCCCGTTGCCCATCGTCCCGCCGCCGATCACCGCAACCTTCATGTCATTCCTCCGTCGAATTCTACAACACGTTGATGATCAAGGTTTTGCAACGGACATTGCCACGGCGTCGCCGCCACCCAGGCACAGGGAGACCATGCCGCTCTCGGCGCCGCGGTCGAGCATCGCGTGCAGCAGCGTCACCAGGCAGCGGGCGCCCGAGGCGCCGATGGGATGGCCCAGGGCGACCGCGCCGCCGTGGACGTTGACCCTCTCGGGGTCCAGCCCCAGCTGGTCGACGACCGCCACGGCCTGCGCGGCGAAGGCCTCGTTCAGCTCGAAGAGTTCGTAGTCCGCGACCGGGCGGCCGGCCTTGCGGGCCACGCTCTGGACCGCCCCGACCGGCGCCATCATGACCCACTCGGGATCGACCGCCCCGGTGCCGTAGGCTTCGATGACCGCCAGCAGCGGCAACCCCTTCTCCCGCGCGAAGGACTCGCTGCAGACCAGCACCGCCGCCGCGCCGTCGTTGATCGTCGAGGCGTTGCCCGCGGTCACCGTGCCGCCGTCGCGCTTGAAGGCCGGCTTGAGCTTGGCCAGGGAGGCGACGGTGGTGTCGGCGCGCGGGCCCTCGTCGGCGCCGACGAGCACGGGGTCGCCCTTGCGCTGGGGCACCGGCACCGCCACGATCTCGGCCGCGAACTTGCCGGCGGCCATCGCCGCCGCGGCGCGGCGGTGCGACTCGGCGGCGTAGGCGTCCTGGCGCTCGCGGGAGACCGCGTACTTGTCGACGAC includes:
- a CDS encoding acyl-CoA dehydrogenase yields the protein MNFALTEQQRMIQQTARDFALKELAPHAARWDRDEEFPAAPVKKLGELGFLGMNVPETYGGAGFDMVSYVLAMEEISAACASTGVIMSVNNSLVCWPLETYGTEVQKQRFLVPLARGELLGAYCLSEPNAGTDAANQQTTARRDGDHWVLNGMKNFITNGAHADVLIVFAQTDPALKHKGIFAFIVETKSEGFAVISKEKKLGIRASDTAQLAFDGVRVPADQQLGPDGAGFRVAMSTLDGGRIGIASQALGIAKAALEAAVAYAKAREQFGQPIAKFQAIQWKIADMATRYEASRLLTLRAAALKDAGEPYGEQAAMAKLFASESASYIAEEAVQIFGGNGYSKEFPVERHFRDARITSIYEGTSEAQRMVIAGHRLR
- a CDS encoding 3-hydroxybutyryl-CoA dehydrogenase, with the protein product MKVAVIGGGTMGNGIVHVFAQHGHDVTLIDLDRGALDRALATIAKNLDRQVKKGALSEADKDATLRRIAAATDLAAAAGADLAIEAVFESYEVKRAIFVKLDEVLGPEAILASNTSSISITKLAACTGRPERVIGMHFMNPVPVMKLVEVISGQATAPDVLARIMAVSADLEKTPVAVQDYPGFVSNRVLMPMINEAVQCLMEGVADREAIDTVMKLGMAHPMGPLQLADFIGLDVCLDIMNVLYDGFKDGKYRPSPLLVRMVAAGHLGRKTGRGFYDYQA
- a CDS encoding acetyl-CoA C-acyltransferase; amino-acid sequence: MSERVVICGAVRTPIGRFQGGLASVPAGRLGAAAIAGLLERTGLDPGAVDEVVMGCVVQAGLGQNPARQAAIWGGLPTSVSAMTLNKVCGSGLRAVMAAAQAIKAGDIRCAIAGGMENMSQIPFALFGARDGLRLGHQQLTDLLVHDGLWDVYHDYHMGMTAELVVDKYAVSRERQDAYAAESHRRAAAAMAAGKFAAEIVAVPVPQRKGDPVLVGADEGPRADTTVASLAKLKPAFKRDGGTVTAGNASTINDGAAAVLVCSESFAREKGLPLLAVIEAYGTGAVDPEWVMMAPVGAVQSVARKAGRPVADYELFELNEAFAAQAVAVVDQLGLDPERVNVHGGAVALGHPIGASGARCLVTLLHAMLDRGAESGMVSLCLGGGDAVAMSVAKP